In Bdellovibrio sp. GT3, one genomic interval encodes:
- a CDS encoding porin family protein, whose translation MNKATYIIAAMILGFTMSAQAQSSKARTKFRPQYAAGEMQAANEMDSVQTMSQRQEVLATQTIPNPMVTLEPTIGYVSSTFTGIEGINGSSVDSVSRMQGGAGVLIGRGMWQFESGLLYSQRGGKLNINANDVVKAGIDITLTYIDLPVMARFSWPHSSRSHFFARGGAVVGFLTEANTEVTAPVNYMGATASNTASQDLKDSFNSTDVRLALGMGYDWKFARKMGLVVQADFQESLNKVNKEEILPGKDMFNMGLILSAGLSVKM comes from the coding sequence GAACAAGGCGACTTATATTATTGCGGCTATGATTTTGGGTTTCACAATGTCTGCGCAGGCTCAGTCTTCAAAGGCACGAACCAAATTCAGACCACAATATGCAGCTGGGGAAATGCAGGCAGCGAATGAAATGGACAGCGTTCAAACCATGTCGCAACGTCAGGAAGTCCTTGCCACTCAAACTATTCCAAATCCAATGGTCACCTTGGAACCTACAATTGGTTATGTCAGTTCCACTTTCACTGGTATTGAAGGCATTAATGGCTCCAGCGTTGATTCTGTATCTCGCATGCAAGGCGGAGCAGGTGTGCTGATTGGTCGCGGTATGTGGCAATTTGAATCAGGCTTGTTGTACTCCCAGCGTGGAGGCAAGTTAAACATCAATGCCAATGATGTGGTGAAAGCCGGTATCGATATCACTCTGACTTATATTGATCTTCCGGTGATGGCGCGTTTTTCGTGGCCACACTCTTCCAGATCGCATTTCTTTGCACGCGGTGGTGCTGTAGTTGGTTTCCTGACTGAAGCAAATACGGAAGTAACCGCACCAGTCAATTATATGGGAGCAACGGCTTCGAATACCGCTTCCCAAGATTTGAAAGACAGCTTCAACTCCACCGACGTTCGCTTGGCCTTGGGCATGGGTTATGACTGGAAGTTCGCTCGTAAAATGGGCTTGGTGGTTCAAGCCGATTTCCAGGAAAGTCTAAACAAAGTAAATAAAGAAGAAATATTGCCAGGCAAGGACATGTTCAACATGGGCTTGATCCTAAGCGCCGGACTGTCTGTTAAAATGTAA
- the hpt gene encoding hypoxanthine phosphoribosyltransferase, whose amino-acid sequence MTNLTLKPYISEEKIQLKVKELGEILSKQFKNEKVIAICVLKGSFMFYSDLIRAINADITCEFFGVASYHGGTSSSGEVKVTLDLASPIENQHVILVEDIVDTGLTMNYLKNSIMSRKPKSLTTIALLEKPEALKVKCEVDHVGFKIPNDFVVGYGLDYQGYYRNLPYIAQVQNFQ is encoded by the coding sequence ATGACGAATTTAACTTTGAAACCTTATATCTCTGAAGAAAAAATCCAACTCAAAGTTAAAGAGCTGGGCGAAATTCTATCCAAACAATTCAAAAACGAAAAGGTCATCGCGATCTGCGTTCTGAAGGGCTCCTTCATGTTCTACTCTGATCTTATCAGAGCGATCAACGCTGACATCACTTGCGAATTCTTCGGCGTGGCCTCTTACCACGGTGGCACTTCCTCTTCTGGCGAAGTGAAAGTGACTTTGGATCTTGCATCTCCGATTGAAAACCAACACGTGATCCTGGTTGAAGACATCGTGGACACGGGCCTGACAATGAACTATTTGAAAAACTCCATCATGTCGCGCAAACCAAAATCTTTGACGACAATCGCTTTGCTTGAAAAGCCTGAAGCTTTGAAAGTGAAATGTGAAGTGGACCACGTCGGCTTCAAAATCCCGAATGATTTCGTAGTTGGTTACGGCTTGGATTACCAAGGCTACTACCGCAATCTTCCATATATCGCGCAAGTTCAAAACTTCCAGTAG
- a CDS encoding uracil phosphoribosyltransferase: MAQFQQELEHAYGPRVHLIDSPFLNGLLAKACSPDCFQPEINRIVEVLYTHLISITVNNEFERENFTQPTRMTEHHPDQLLHSNRIAQSQKAVSVNLARAGTYPSHICYNFLHFALPAINVRQDHIFSARMTDSKHHVTGAEFGGMKIGGDVKDACVILPDPMGATGNTMVHAINHYKQHIPGPAKKFIALNLIVTPEYLKNLLGSHPEVVIYALRLDRGLSPQAVLNAKPGQFWDQERGLNDQQYIVPGGGGFGEIMNNSFV; the protein is encoded by the coding sequence ATGGCTCAGTTTCAGCAAGAACTAGAACACGCATATGGCCCCCGCGTTCATCTGATCGACAGTCCATTTTTGAATGGTTTGCTGGCAAAGGCCTGCTCTCCTGACTGCTTTCAACCTGAAATCAACCGCATCGTGGAGGTCTTGTATACGCATTTGATTTCAATCACGGTCAACAATGAGTTTGAGCGCGAAAACTTCACTCAACCCACCCGCATGACCGAGCACCACCCAGACCAGCTTTTGCACAGCAATCGCATTGCTCAATCCCAAAAGGCGGTCAGCGTGAACCTGGCGCGCGCTGGAACGTATCCAAGTCATATCTGCTACAACTTCCTGCATTTCGCCCTTCCAGCCATCAACGTTCGTCAGGATCATATCTTTTCAGCGCGCATGACAGACAGCAAACATCACGTCACAGGGGCTGAGTTCGGCGGCATGAAAATCGGGGGCGACGTTAAAGATGCGTGTGTGATTTTGCCCGACCCAATGGGGGCCACTGGTAATACGATGGTTCACGCCATCAACCACTATAAGCAGCACATCCCAGGACCAGCTAAAAAATTTATCGCATTGAACCTGATTGTGACTCCGGAGTATTTAAAGAATTTGTTAGGATCACATCCCGAAGTCGTAATCTATGCCTTAAGACTTGACCGTGGGCTGTCCCCTCAGGCAGTTTTAAATGCAAAGCCGGGTCAATTCTGGGATCAAGAGCGCGGCCTGAACGATCAACAATATATCGTTCCCGGCGGCGGCGGTTTCGGCGAGATCATGAATAATTCATTTGTTTAG
- the rsmH gene encoding 16S rRNA (cytosine(1402)-N(4))-methyltransferase RsmH, whose product MKKYKPGTGEKIERTEEFIPPKVELPVEFSPEHYPVMLQEVLAAFYPYREKSDATYFDGTFGRGGHYMAVKYTVPSMKATVMDQDLAAVKYANERFKTEVENGALRIIHGNFSQFSDHNLKNFDMMLLDLGVSSPQLDQAERGFSFYHDGPLDMRMNQQQGLTAEVLVNTATEDELIRIFKEYGEVYRPSRVVRAIVQDRKTKAFQTTASLAGLIERVDGWQVKGHHPATKYFMALRLAVNSELEVVAETIPAMIQALKPGGRLAVITFHSLEDRIVKNIFRDSEEFGRSVYKKVVVPSQEELDLNTRSRSAKLRVFERSAQDEQGKL is encoded by the coding sequence ATGAAGAAATATAAGCCCGGCACTGGTGAAAAAATCGAACGCACAGAGGAATTTATCCCGCCAAAGGTCGAGCTTCCTGTGGAGTTTTCTCCTGAACATTACCCGGTGATGTTGCAGGAAGTGCTTGCTGCTTTCTACCCTTACAGAGAGAAAAGTGATGCGACATACTTCGACGGAACTTTCGGTCGCGGTGGTCATTACATGGCAGTGAAATACACTGTTCCCTCGATGAAAGCCACGGTCATGGACCAAGATCTGGCTGCAGTGAAATATGCCAACGAGCGATTCAAGACTGAAGTCGAGAACGGTGCACTTCGCATAATCCATGGAAATTTCTCGCAGTTTTCAGATCATAATCTAAAAAACTTTGATATGATGCTCTTAGATCTAGGTGTGAGCTCACCGCAGTTAGACCAGGCCGAACGAGGCTTTAGTTTTTACCACGATGGTCCACTAGATATGCGAATGAATCAGCAGCAAGGTTTGACGGCTGAGGTGCTTGTGAATACGGCAACAGAGGATGAACTCATTCGAATCTTCAAAGAGTATGGCGAAGTCTATCGTCCTTCTCGTGTTGTCCGCGCGATCGTTCAGGATCGCAAAACAAAAGCATTTCAAACAACGGCAAGCCTGGCAGGTTTGATCGAGCGTGTGGATGGATGGCAGGTGAAAGGCCATCATCCGGCGACAAAATACTTCATGGCATTGCGTTTGGCAGTGAATTCGGAATTGGAAGTTGTCGCAGAAACCATCCCCGCGATGATCCAGGCATTGAAGCCGGGTGGTCGTTTGGCTGTCATCACGTTTCATTCGCTTGAAGATAGAATTGTTAAAAATATCTTCCGTGATTCAGAGGAATTTGGAAGATCTGTTTATAAGAAGGTTGTAGTTCCATCTCAGGAAGAGTTGGATTTGAACACTCGCTCGCGCTCTGCGAAGTTGAGGGTTTTCGAGAGGAGTGCTCAGGATGAGCAAGGAAAACTTTAG
- a CDS encoding histidine kinase yields the protein MSKENFRQLKPFFSILLVIFTLFSIVFLQMEERRMGYVVLKLTREHKKVQEEKRTKEIALAKITRPQLLDHMAQQKFTLKKIQANQIIHLTDVEDIPVAKAADKKIAQKDL from the coding sequence ATGAGCAAGGAAAACTTTAGGCAGTTAAAACCGTTTTTCAGTATCTTATTGGTTATCTTTACATTGTTTTCCATCGTCTTCCTGCAAATGGAAGAGCGCCGTATGGGTTACGTCGTTTTGAAGCTGACCCGCGAGCATAAAAAAGTTCAGGAAGAAAAGCGCACCAAGGAAATCGCCTTGGCCAAAATCACCCGTCCTCAGTTGCTGGATCATATGGCACAGCAAAAATTCACTCTTAAAAAAATCCAGGCAAATCAGATCATTCATCTGACGGATGTTGAGGATATTCCTGTAGCCAAAGCGGCAGACAAGAAAATTGCACAAAAGGACCTGTAA
- a CDS encoding penicillin-binding transpeptidase domain-containing protein, which yields MKSRIVFLFVGILFLWSALAMRAAYLQFLPNDRLNSLQNRQFQTKVTLPARRGAIVDRNGRDLAMSATAYSLYADPKIIENRKAAAKKLSKALGQSYESVYAKIKDGNKRFVWIQRMLEQGKADEIKSWEIRGLSFVEEWRRVYPNETLLAQTLGFMGSEGQGLEGLELGYDQHLRGNQKKVMVKRDARGRPLINDGLMFIENPEGNELRLTVDSDLQYTLESELANAVQEFDADHAVGVVLDAKTSAVLALASAPTFDLNKALKSSAEHRRNKSVTDAFEPGSTMKTLVIAAALREGVLQPNTKFFCENGAYRVGNKVIKEAEAHEKFGDITATEILAVSSNIGTTKIGFKLGADKLRQGLLDFGFGQRLGVDLPGESRGIVQALPWKPLALSNISFGHGISSTPIQLANAYAAIANGGVLNTPYIVQGVRDSETGELSETKVKPIRRVLTPEQAAQMRAMLLGVTTLKNGSGKNARVEGFMVAGKTGTAQKVDPNGRGYLKGAYVSSFAGFIPANDPKFVIYIAVDSPRKSYYGAKVAAPVFSRIASYAVRKEGIAPLHGTLAETNVKNLNSIKTAINQKAALEKISREIATETAVKPAEPQIVTAAQLDKAVEVKPGEVVPNLMKLTTREVLREVSGQNIKVKFLGNGSMVSEMIPAAGSTLPEDGNITVILK from the coding sequence TTGAAATCACGTATTGTTTTTCTTTTTGTTGGTATCCTATTTCTATGGTCTGCATTGGCAATGCGTGCGGCATATCTGCAGTTTTTGCCAAATGATCGTTTGAACTCCCTTCAAAACAGACAGTTCCAAACCAAAGTGACGTTGCCGGCCCGTCGCGGGGCGATTGTTGATCGCAATGGTCGCGATCTGGCAATGTCAGCAACCGCGTATTCTTTGTATGCGGATCCGAAGATCATCGAAAATCGTAAAGCGGCTGCAAAAAAGCTTTCAAAGGCTTTGGGTCAGTCCTACGAATCTGTTTATGCAAAAATCAAGGACGGCAACAAACGATTTGTCTGGATTCAGCGCATGCTGGAGCAGGGCAAAGCGGATGAAATCAAATCCTGGGAGATTCGCGGTCTGTCTTTTGTTGAAGAGTGGCGCCGTGTTTATCCGAATGAAACTTTGCTGGCGCAGACTTTGGGGTTCATGGGCAGCGAAGGGCAGGGGCTGGAAGGCCTGGAGCTGGGTTACGATCAGCACCTTCGTGGCAATCAAAAGAAAGTCATGGTTAAAAGAGATGCCCGTGGCCGTCCGTTGATCAATGATGGTTTGATGTTTATTGAAAATCCGGAAGGTAATGAATTGCGACTGACAGTCGACTCGGATCTTCAGTATACTCTGGAGTCGGAATTGGCCAATGCAGTTCAGGAATTCGACGCGGATCACGCCGTGGGTGTGGTCCTCGATGCAAAAACCTCTGCAGTGCTGGCTTTGGCGTCAGCGCCAACATTCGATTTGAACAAAGCCCTGAAGTCTTCGGCAGAACACCGCCGTAATAAGTCAGTCACGGATGCATTTGAGCCGGGATCCACGATGAAAACATTGGTGATTGCAGCGGCTCTGCGTGAAGGTGTGTTGCAGCCAAATACCAAGTTCTTTTGTGAAAATGGTGCATACAGAGTTGGCAACAAAGTGATTAAAGAAGCTGAAGCTCATGAGAAGTTCGGTGACATCACTGCGACAGAGATTCTTGCGGTATCTTCTAATATCGGTACAACCAAGATCGGCTTTAAATTGGGTGCTGATAAACTTCGTCAGGGTCTTTTGGATTTTGGCTTTGGCCAGCGTTTAGGAGTGGATCTTCCTGGTGAATCGCGAGGCATTGTGCAGGCTCTTCCATGGAAACCATTGGCTTTGTCCAATATTTCATTTGGTCATGGTATTTCCTCGACACCGATTCAGCTGGCAAATGCCTATGCAGCCATTGCGAATGGTGGGGTGTTGAATACTCCATACATCGTTCAAGGCGTGCGTGATTCCGAAACTGGTGAATTGTCTGAAACCAAAGTGAAGCCAATTCGTCGTGTGTTGACACCAGAGCAGGCCGCGCAAATGCGCGCAATGCTTTTGGGTGTGACGACATTAAAAAACGGTTCCGGTAAAAATGCCCGAGTGGAAGGCTTCATGGTCGCCGGTAAAACGGGGACAGCGCAAAAAGTGGATCCTAATGGCCGCGGTTATCTTAAAGGCGCTTACGTTTCAAGTTTTGCAGGGTTCATTCCGGCGAACGATCCTAAGTTTGTGATTTATATCGCAGTGGATTCGCCTCGCAAATCATACTATGGAGCCAAAGTTGCGGCTCCGGTTTTTTCCAGAATCGCATCCTATGCAGTTCGTAAAGAAGGTATTGCACCACTTCACGGGACACTTGCCGAAACGAATGTAAAAAACTTGAATTCAATCAAAACGGCGATCAATCAAAAGGCGGCGTTGGAGAAAATCTCCCGCGAGATAGCCACTGAAACAGCAGTGAAGCCGGCAGAGCCACAGATTGTAACGGCGGCTCAACTGGATAAGGCTGTGGAAGTAAAGCCTGGGGAAGTTGTTCCGAACTTGATGAAGCTGACAACGCGGGAAGTTTTGCGGGAAGTCAGCGGGCAGAATATCAAGGTCAAATTCCTGGGTAATGGCAGCATGGTTTCAGAGATGATCCCGGCAGCAGGTTCCACCCTTCCGGAAGATGGAAATATCACAGTGATTCTAAAATAA
- a CDS encoding DASS family sodium-coupled anion symporter produces MELTPVKFGPAIAAFIATMLFWVVISPPDGVDINAWRLLGIFIGTIVAIIGKALPIGGAAMIGILLVGVSQVTAPGNPSKSMSDALSGYSNALIWLIGISFFISRAFIKTGLGARVAYHFVKVLGKRTLGISYGLSFAEMCLSPVMPSNTARGGGVLYPINRSISEAMGSTPDEEHRRKMGAFLTLVAYQINVITCAMFITATAPNPLITAAIKDVAQIDISWGQWALAAIVPGIAAILVIPYIIYLLYPPTIKHTPDASGFASKKLNELGAIKKEEWIVVGVFFLLLFIWAGGSKILSDHPWFQIDATAGAFIGLAVLLFSGVLTWDDLLKEKGAWDTVTWFSSLVMMATFLNKLGITAWFSSSIRDSIVTWGWGWPAASAFLIAVYLYLHYFFASNTAHISALYASFFAVGVGLGAPPLMFGLFLGFVSSLCASLTHYGTGSAPVLFGAGYVSMGEWWKYGFITSVMNLLVWGGACAVWWKILGYY; encoded by the coding sequence ATGGAACTGACTCCTGTCAAATTCGGTCCTGCTATTGCCGCATTCATCGCGACCATGCTTTTCTGGGTGGTGATCAGCCCGCCGGATGGGGTTGACATCAATGCCTGGAGATTGCTGGGAATTTTTATAGGAACCATAGTTGCGATCATTGGAAAAGCTCTGCCTATCGGCGGCGCTGCCATGATTGGCATTCTGCTTGTGGGAGTTTCCCAGGTCACAGCACCCGGTAATCCATCAAAATCAATGTCAGATGCATTGAGCGGATACTCCAACGCACTTATTTGGCTGATCGGGATTTCATTTTTCATCTCTAGAGCATTCATCAAGACAGGCCTCGGGGCCCGCGTCGCTTATCACTTTGTGAAAGTTCTGGGTAAACGCACTTTGGGTATAAGTTATGGATTGAGCTTTGCGGAAATGTGCCTGTCCCCGGTCATGCCAAGCAACACGGCTCGCGGTGGTGGCGTACTTTATCCCATCAACCGATCGATCTCAGAAGCCATGGGCTCTACTCCCGATGAAGAGCATCGCCGGAAAATGGGCGCGTTCCTGACTCTTGTTGCTTACCAAATCAACGTTATTACTTGTGCCATGTTCATCACAGCCACAGCCCCCAATCCTCTGATCACCGCCGCCATTAAAGATGTCGCGCAAATTGATATATCCTGGGGACAGTGGGCCTTGGCGGCGATCGTTCCTGGAATTGCTGCGATATTGGTAATTCCATACATTATTTACCTTTTGTATCCCCCGACAATTAAACACACCCCTGACGCTTCCGGTTTTGCTTCAAAAAAACTAAACGAGCTTGGTGCAATAAAAAAAGAAGAGTGGATCGTCGTCGGCGTGTTTTTCCTTCTCCTGTTCATCTGGGCTGGCGGATCTAAAATTTTAAGCGATCATCCCTGGTTTCAAATCGACGCTACCGCCGGAGCTTTCATCGGACTCGCGGTTCTTTTATTCAGTGGCGTATTGACTTGGGATGACCTGTTAAAAGAAAAAGGCGCCTGGGATACCGTCACCTGGTTTTCTTCCCTGGTTATGATGGCAACCTTTCTGAATAAACTGGGAATCACGGCTTGGTTCTCCTCCTCCATTCGAGATTCGATCGTCACTTGGGGATGGGGCTGGCCCGCGGCCTCTGCCTTCTTGATCGCGGTCTATCTGTATCTACACTATTTCTTTGCCAGCAATACGGCACATATCTCGGCATTGTATGCGAGCTTTTTTGCCGTCGGAGTTGGTTTAGGCGCGCCACCATTGATGTTCGGATTGTTTCTGGGATTTGTGTCTTCACTTTGCGCTTCACTAACTCACTATGGAACCGGATCAGCCCCGGTACTATTCGGAGCCGGATATGTATCCATGGGCGAATGGTGGAAATACGGTTTCATCACCAGCGTCATGAACCTGCTTGTATGGGGTGGCGCTTGTGCAGTTTGGTGGAAAATTCTTGGATATTATTAA
- a CDS encoding barstar family protein, whose translation MKKLLLIASALLLCFGATQAHAFRNATPDRTVEREGLYGATVFESKYKILILIQGREIHSLKQLHAVVADGLRLPNTYGANFDALYDVLTDPSVVTKNWDITIIGGKHLYENLGEQKTQTLIDTLNDAQDQNRMNTFMFWM comes from the coding sequence ATGAAGAAGTTGCTGCTAATCGCCTCTGCCTTATTGCTTTGCTTCGGTGCCACTCAGGCCCATGCTTTTCGCAATGCCACTCCCGACAGAACAGTTGAGCGAGAAGGTCTTTATGGCGCAACGGTCTTTGAATCCAAATATAAAATTTTAATCCTGATTCAAGGTCGCGAAATTCATTCCCTAAAACAGCTGCACGCGGTCGTAGCTGATGGTCTAAGACTTCCAAATACCTACGGCGCGAACTTCGATGCCCTTTATGACGTCCTGACAGATCCATCAGTAGTTACCAAAAACTGGGACATTACCATTATCGGTGGCAAGCACCTTTATGAAAATCTGGGTGAACAAAAGACGCAGACTCTGATCGACACCCTAAACGATGCCCAAGATCAAAACCGCATGAATACTTTCATGTTTTGGATGTAA
- a CDS encoding alpha/beta hydrolase, whose product MRQLGKIHCQEINQDDNAPWIIFFHGYGADANDLFSLGQMIPTNKTYNWLFPNGILEVPIGPAWTGRAWWPIDMMEIQRAMETGVPRDFSGEIPKGFDKARDMAMEMIRQLRVPWNQIILGGFSQGAMLATDLYLRAPETPRGLVIMSGTLVSQDEWKKHIPNRAGQKFFQSHGEMDQVLNYKQAQKLETLLTQNGMKGSLLNFRGGHEIPPVVLQKISQYINGQGS is encoded by the coding sequence ATGAGACAACTCGGAAAAATACATTGCCAAGAAATTAATCAAGACGATAACGCACCCTGGATCATCTTCTTCCATGGTTATGGTGCTGACGCCAACGATCTGTTCTCTTTGGGACAAATGATCCCGACGAATAAGACGTACAATTGGCTTTTTCCGAACGGAATTTTGGAAGTACCCATTGGCCCAGCGTGGACAGGGCGCGCTTGGTGGCCCATTGACATGATGGAAATTCAACGCGCTATGGAAACGGGAGTGCCTCGGGACTTCAGCGGTGAAATCCCAAAAGGCTTCGACAAAGCCCGCGATATGGCGATGGAAATGATTCGTCAGTTGCGCGTTCCTTGGAACCAAATCATCCTGGGCGGATTCAGCCAAGGGGCCATGCTTGCGACTGATCTTTACTTGCGCGCTCCTGAAACTCCACGGGGTTTGGTGATTATGTCTGGCACTCTTGTCAGCCAGGACGAATGGAAAAAGCACATCCCCAACCGTGCAGGCCAAAAGTTCTTCCAAAGCCATGGTGAAATGGATCAGGTTCTGAACTATAAGCAGGCGCAAAAGCTGGAAACTCTTCTGACCCAGAATGGAATGAAGGGTTCACTTCTGAACTTCCGCGGTGGCCATGAAATTCCACCAGTGGTTCTTCAAAAGATCAGCCAATACATCAATGGGCAGGGGTCATAG
- a CDS encoding UDP-N-acetylmuramoyl-L-alanyl-D-glutamate--2,6-diaminopimelate ligase, producing MKLQHLFSTIPGIPEHALPDIEVAGIFNDARKVVSDGLFVAIRGVKVDGHSFIPDAIAKGATVLVVEDPNQVPNSFKGFVLRVENTREALDILSSHYYGDPAQEMFCVGVTGTNGKTSVTYMVEAILNHASMPTGVIGTVNHHLLEKIWPSDMTTPDPIYLQKRLREFKDDGAQAVAMEVSSHALDQHRVDSVPFNTVIFTNLTRDHLDYHETMEKYLEAKQRLFTDLLWMTDKHPCFAIVNIDDKYGRRLHVADPAVLWTYGSDSSATLHFKIKSMDFALTTFDLKTPMGSVEVQLPMSGTHNVMNAVAAIGAGLSAGIPLEKCAEALSRFTGVPGRLQSVPNNKNISVFVDYAHSPDALENVLTALTSVRESLNSSAKIWTIFGCGGDRDKGKRPLMAEMALKFSDSVVVTSDNPRTEEPQAIIEDILKGIPAQDKERVTVMVDRKEAILAAIHKAQEGDVVLIAGKGHEDYQIIGTTKFPFSDVQVAELALQGRA from the coding sequence ATGAAACTACAGCATCTTTTTTCAACAATTCCAGGAATTCCCGAGCACGCTTTGCCAGATATCGAAGTGGCGGGGATTTTTAATGATGCTCGTAAGGTCGTTTCTGATGGACTGTTTGTCGCCATTCGTGGTGTCAAAGTCGATGGTCATTCTTTCATTCCAGATGCGATCGCAAAGGGTGCAACGGTGTTGGTTGTCGAAGACCCCAATCAGGTGCCCAATAGCTTCAAAGGTTTTGTCTTGCGCGTGGAAAACACTCGTGAGGCCCTGGATATTCTGTCATCGCATTATTACGGAGACCCGGCGCAGGAAATGTTTTGTGTCGGTGTGACGGGAACCAACGGAAAGACTTCTGTGACCTACATGGTGGAAGCGATCTTGAATCATGCCAGCATGCCGACGGGGGTGATCGGGACCGTTAATCACCACCTTTTGGAGAAAATCTGGCCGTCGGATATGACGACTCCCGATCCAATCTATCTGCAAAAACGTCTGCGTGAATTCAAAGATGACGGAGCACAAGCCGTGGCGATGGAGGTTTCCTCCCATGCCCTGGATCAGCACCGCGTGGACAGTGTGCCGTTTAATACGGTGATCTTCACCAATTTGACTCGTGATCATTTGGACTATCACGAAACCATGGAAAAATATCTGGAGGCCAAGCAGCGTCTGTTCACGGACTTGCTGTGGATGACGGACAAGCATCCTTGTTTTGCGATTGTTAACATCGACGATAAGTATGGTCGTCGCTTGCATGTCGCAGATCCAGCGGTTTTATGGACCTATGGTTCCGATAGTTCAGCAACGTTGCATTTTAAAATCAAAAGCATGGATTTCGCATTAACCACTTTCGATTTGAAAACCCCGATGGGCTCGGTCGAAGTGCAGCTGCCAATGTCAGGCACACATAACGTTATGAATGCAGTGGCTGCGATCGGTGCCGGTTTGTCAGCAGGGATTCCTTTGGAGAAATGCGCGGAGGCACTTTCGCGATTCACCGGAGTGCCAGGCCGTTTGCAATCGGTACCGAATAATAAAAACATTTCTGTCTTTGTGGACTACGCTCATTCTCCGGATGCTTTGGAAAATGTGCTGACGGCCCTAACCAGCGTGCGCGAAAGCCTGAACTCCAGCGCAAAAATCTGGACGATCTTTGGTTGCGGTGGGGATCGTGATAAAGGCAAGCGTCCTTTGATGGCTGAGATGGCGTTGAAGTTCTCGGACTCTGTTGTGGTTACTTCAGACAATCCACGTACGGAAGAGCCGCAGGCGATTATAGAAGATATTTTAAAGGGCATTCCTGCCCAGGATAAGGAACGTGTGACTGTGATGGTCGACCGCAAGGAAGCTATTTTGGCAGCGATACACAAGGCCCAGGAGGGTGATGTGGTGTTAATCGCAGGCAAAGGTCACGAAGATTATCAAATTATTGGAACCACGAAGTTTCCATTTAGTGATGTGCAGGTTGCGGAACTCGCACTGCAGGGGAGAGCGTAA